TGGCTCCTCAAGGTGGTCGTCCAAGAGATGATCTTATCAAGGTTTTGTTGGCTAAGACAAGAAAGAACTATGGGATGTTATGTGTGGGAATGAAGAGAGTAAATGAGAGAATGGAAGAATGATATGAAATGAGATATGAGAGATTAAGTAAAGGATGAGAGATATGTGAGACGAGAGTAGGTATTTATACTTGATGTTGGTGAgagattttactaaaaatagtgaaaaatatCCCCCTTTACTAATTTACTTGGCCGACAACACATTGGGGAAAAGGGTGGATGATGGTTGCTTGATTCAAGCATGAAATCATGCTAGAATCAATCAAGGGTTGGACGGTTTCAAAGAAAAACTCCATGGgatattttttgatttaatttcaaCTGTAGGGACCTCCAATAAATATCCCAAAACTAATTTTTGGGCAGCCAACATGCTTGTGTCAAATTGGTCTTGTCTTCCCCTTGTCTGGATGGTTTTGTGACCCATTAAATAATTAGACCTGTCCACCATGtaacatcatttttaattggGTCAAAGTAACATCTCCATGACCCAATTTGCATGGTTTTGTCATCTAAGTAAGGTAGAATTGCTCATGTTCATGCAACAATTATAATAAGATGCATATTATATCAACTTCATGTTAATACAATAAAGCacatatttgcattttttataaattcatgcccATCATcgaaatataaacaaaattcacctaattaattaacaaatactctgaattaatattatttttaagttaaaaggtgTTATAAACTGCTAAAAAACCCTATATAAATTAGAGTTTACAACCGTCTCAACATCGAAACATGGaaaacattgtgaatcttttcaagTCCAGGTGGTAGAGCTAATCTGTAAGCTACCAGACCGATTCTTTTATAATCTCATACGACCCAATGAACCTCAGACTCAATTTCCCTTTTCTACCAAACTAGAGCACTTTCTTCCATGGTGAAACCCTCAGAAATACTTGATTGTCGACTGCAAACtctatatttttccttttcaagtcTACGTATGATTTCTGTCGATCTGACGCTGCTTTCAAACAATCATGAATTACCCTGACCATGTCTTCAGTTTCACGAATCCAATTAGTACCAACTAACTTAGATTCACTCAAATCTGACCAGTAAAGCGGTGTCTTACATTTTCTCCTATATATAGCCTCAAAAGGTGTCATTTTAATGCTagattgataatttttattataagcaaattttgCCAACGGTAAATACCTTTCCCAgctaccttcaaactcgagTATGCAGCATAAtaacatatcttccaaaatctgTATTACCCATTCTAATTGCCCATTTGTCTGCGAATGATACGCTGTACTAAAATTAAGTTTAGTGCCCAAGGCCTCGTGAAGTTTACCCTAAAATCTCGAGGTGAATCTTAGGTCTATATTAGAAATAATGGACAACGACACTCTGTGCAATCTGACTATCTCTGTCACATATAACTCTACTAACTTTTCAAGTGAATGGTCAGTTCTGACTAGAATGAAATGAGCTaactttgtcaatctatcaacaatgaCCCAGATTGAGTCCTTCTTTCTCAATGTCACAGGTTGTCTCAATACAAAATCTATCGTAACTCGCtctcatttccactcaggaattGGGGCAGGTTATAGTAATCCAGATGTTCAGCTTTTACCTGCTCGCAAACCAGGCATTTAGTTAAAACTTAGAAATCTCACGTTTTATActtggccaccaatacatccgCTTCAGGTCATTAAACATCTTAGTACTACCCGGATGAATTGAGTATGTACTACTGTGAGCCTCTGATAAAATATCTTGTTTTAGCTCTAGATTATTTGGAACACACAACTTGTTACGGAAATACATCATACCATCAGCATCTACAGTAAATCCAGTAGTCGGATCATTCTATATCTACTCTCGTTTATCTAACAACTTCCGGCCATCATCTTTTAACTCATGAATCCGCTGAAGAAATAACGGTCTATCCCTCAATTTAGCTAAAATAAAACCATCACCCTCCAATATCAAATACACATTCAATTCTCTCAAGGAAAATAATGACTTCCGACTTAATGCATCtgcaacaacattagctttcctggaatgataatcaatcacaagatcataatcttttagtagCTCTAGCCACCGTCGCtttctcaaattcaactctttttgaATCATCAGGTATTTTAGACTTTTATGATTTGTAAATATGTGACATATTTTACCATAAAGGTAGGGACACCAAATCTTTAGAGCAAAAATAATAGCAATTAACTCTAAGTCGTAAGTCGAGTAGTTCCTCTCATGTAGCTTTAACTAACGAGAAGTAGAAGCTATTACTTTCCCGACTTGCATTAATACACAACCCAATCCGCtgaatgatgcatcactatatacaacaaattctttctcAGGTTTAGGTTGTGTCAATGTTAGAGCTTTtgtcaacattttttttaactgATCAAAACTCCACGGGCACCCATCTGACCAAACAAAACGAACATTCTTCTGTAGCAACTTAGTCATCGGTGAAGCTATTCTAGAGAAGTTTTTAACAAAGCGACGATAATAACCTGCTAACCCTAGAAAACTTCGTACCTCTGAAACATTTTTCAAAGCTTTCCAGTTAACAATGACAGATATCTTGCTCAGATCAACACGTATCCCAACTGCAAAAACCACGTGTCCAAGAAATCCAACCTctcgaagccagaactcacatttgttgaattttgcaTACAATTGTTTCTCGCGTAGAATCTGTAATACAATTTTCAAATGTTGAGCATGCTCAGATTCTATTCTAGAGTaaatcaatatatcatcaaaaagttcaaccacaaatctatccaacTGAGGCTGAAGAACccgattcatcaaatctatgaaagcagcaggagcattagttaatCCGAAAGGCATTACGAAAAATTCATAGTGGTCATATCGGGTTCAGAAAGTAGTCTTTGGTACATCACATTCTTTTACTCACATCTGGTAATATCCCGATCTGAGATCTATCTTAGAAAACACGATTGCATCATTCAACTTATCGAACAACTCATCAATACAAGgaaaaggatatttattctttatcgtCACTTTATTCAGCTCCCTGTAATCAATGCATAATCTCAATGAACTATCTTTCTTTTAAACAAACAACACTGGTGCACCCCATGGAGATACACTCAGTCGGATAAAGCCTCTATCTAACAATTCTCACAATTGTGCTTTAGGTTCTTTCAACTCGGCCGGTGCCATCCTATACGGTGGAATGGATATTGGTGTAGTCCTGGGTATTAGATCGATAACAAAATCAACTTCACGTTCTGGTGGCAATCGCAGTAACTCTTCAGGAAATACATTTGTAAATTCATTTACAATAGGTACTTGATCCAGCTTCGACCCAGAATCCTAAGTATCTAGTATATAAGCCAAAAATGCCTCACAACCCTTACAAATCATTTTCTGCGCAAAAATAACTGAAACAACTCTTGTAAAACTATTTGCTCTATCAGACTCAACTGTAATCAGTTCGCCCGCCGGACATCTCAAACCAACCCGTTTCAGTTTGTAGTTTACCACAGCATCATGTAATGTCAACCAGTCCatttccaaaattatatcaaattcatgaTAGGGTAGCAAAATTAAATCAACGGGAAATACACAGCCTTGAATTCTTAGTGGAcacttataatatattaaattaactattacACTTTGACCCAATGGATTTGTAGCTTAAACATCAAATTTGGTtgactcaacaggtaaattttTATCCGGAGCCAAAGAAGTGAAAAGATATGAATGTGTCGACCGAAggtcaatcaaagcatataCAGTAACatcaaaaaaatagaatatacCAATAAGGACTTTAGGCGCGGCAACCTCTTCGCTGGCTCGAATAGTATAAGTCTGTGCAGGTGTTCTGATTTCAAATCTAACCGCTGTATCTTTAGTGCCACTGCGGTTCACCCTTGTATTGCTACTCTGACCAGGACATTTTCTCTTTTGTGGCATGGTCACAGGTTTTTCATTCCAAACATCAATCTCTCCCACCATTTTCGAACAATTGTGTACAAAATGATCAGTTGACCTGCACCTAAAACAAGCACCCACTTTGGCCCTGCACTTACTAGTATGTGGTTTACCACAGTGTTCGCACACCGGTCTTGGAGTTTTATGGACATTGGCCATACTATCGAGAGGTTTATTCTGGATCTTGGAATCATGCTGTCTCAATTTATTTCTGTTCGAAAACTCGGATGACGCAGTGATACGGTTATCATCTTCCTTTGCTTTCTTCGGTGGTGGTGCAAAAAATGACCTAGGAAAGTTTCTTTTGCTGAATTCTCGGGCCTTATTTTTTATCTGCCTCTTATGATTATaaatttcttccattttctaAGCTCGATCAGATAAAACTACAAACAGTCATATCTCAGTCCCACCGATCATCATCTTGATTTCATTGTTTAACCCATCTTCAAAACAGATACACATTTCTTCCTCATTCGGCACAATTTCTCGAGCATACTTACTAGGATGCTCAAATTCTCTCTCATACTCAGCTACTGATTTGTTTCCCTATTTTAATTCTaggaattttttctttttctggccCAGGTATCTTTTGCTGacatatttcttcttaaattttattttgaagaatTCCCAGTTGATGTTATCTCTCGATACTACTGCTGTTAACATTGACCACCAATTGTAAGCTTCATCTTTCAGTAATGATATAGCACGCCTGAGATAATCATCAGGAGAACAGGTCATTTCATTGAAAAACTCGTTGAACATTCTCCAACCAATACTCAAGTTTAGCCAGATCATCTTCAATTCTGCCCCGAAATTCTTCAACACCATATTTTCTAACCTTGCTAACCGAAGCCTGTCAACTCATTTCAACCATCGGAGGAGATGGAGGTATCACAGGAGGTACAatagggggtggaggttgttaaGCCACGGGATTATTTCTCATAAACTTAGTGAGCCACTAACCTATTAAACTGAAAAACATACTCTTAACCTCATTTTCAGACATTTATGGAATCAGTATACTATGACTTGCACCAGAATCAGTAGTTGAAATACTACTATTAACTTCATTAGTTTCATCATGATCAGAATCAAATGACATCTTTAAAATCTACAAGAAAACAGGGGTTAGATCGGATCAAtcaatatcacactatcacaagtttatatggcatgtaattttTAGACTTCAATCACACTACTTTTAGTCCGAGAATAGACTAAACTGTGACTCTGATaacactaaatgtaacacccataactcATACCCgtcgtcgaattagggttacgacaTATTACAGTACAATTCAAAAGAAGCAATAACCGATAGCAACAAGTctatcaaattaattaacagaattcataaataattaagattaaaataaatcatacatcTATGGGTCTTAAATCGAGCCTAGGAGGCCTTAAAATAGTTTAGGAACAATCAGGGACCAATTTGAATCAAATCAGAAGATTTgggacaaaaataaaaaaattcaaaacaggggtcacacggtcgcgCGTCTTGGGCATGTGACAAGGCCCTAATCGTGTTGCTcaagacatggtcgtgtggctatCCTACACGCCCGTGTACGACCTCaaatgcccgtgtaactctcttaggtcacacggccgtaagaatgaaatacatatattataaaaaaaattagttgatattcaatataatatgttagaaaagtataaaaacatggaTGAGTCAAATCCAAAATGATTTAAGAACCTATTtatctatactatatataaagtGGTTGACTCAGTTAGTTTCATGAATCAACTCAACTCCAActcaattgtaaaattattaaaataccctTACTTTAAAGGATAATTAATACTATTATAAGagtattttcatcttttcatacttttacataatctttaaataaaacttaaaaaatattatttaataataaaaataagatctacaaatttttataaaaagcaCTTATCACTCCACTATcatttgttaatatatttttaaaaatattttatgcacCCACTATGAGTGTGATAAAATGTAATTACAAAATAAGCGTCTAAAATTATCCTTTATAAATAGCCACGGTTTGAAATTCAGATTTAAATTCCAAAATCCTTCCCAAAttgtagtttaaatttttttttaaaatgatgcaTCGATCCTATGAAAACTACTTTTTGGCCTTTATTCATTGGATAGAATAGAGGATAAACCCTTTCTTTAATATCGTCTCTAAAATATCCTTGACTCGAAACCATCTGGGTAGATTTAATCTTGAAAACCCTTTGGATCAAAACTtcttatatgtattttatatgtacAGTGCAAAATAGTTGTCCCAAACATAGGTACTTCagtcaatttaaaatataacattatgtaATAACTGCTAAAACAAATTGGACATTACTGAAAACCAAGGaacaaaacaaggaaaatttgaagagaGAGATATATACATCATATACAGACCTCATACTCAACAATTGGCAACTTTCCGCCAAGATTCGTACATTTCCTATTAAGTGGAGGGTTGAGAGTTCCTAATCTACTCACACaaacttttacataaaataaacctGCCTATTGTTCTTCAGCAGTAAAATCAGGCTCTGCAGGCTTCTGAAGTAGCATAGGTGGAACCCTCTCCAGCACTCTTGTTTTACGGCTACGGTTTTGCCGTAAAGCACGTAGTGCATTGGCAGCAAACCGTGAGGCATAAATGGTTGCACCCAGACTTGGTGAACTCCCACTCGCATTGGCTAAAGCGTCTTGCAATCTGTCCTCCTCTTCTCTAAGAGATTCTTCAAGTTTCTTTTTGCTGTAGCGGCGCCAAGCAGCTTGTATAAAACAAGCTGCCCAAGTCCTCCACTGCTGTGAATAAAACCTAAAAGTGTGGCGCAGCTGCTTACTGTGAAGCCGGCGGAATTGAGAAGCAACAAACTTCAAGTCATCAGCCACCAGAGCAAAAGCTTCAACTTCTGTAAGAGCTCGGACAGTTCTAGTTGAGATAGGGAGATTTGACGAAGAATGGGGATCTAGTGCCCAGGTGAGAAGTTCCTCTCCACAAAAATCCCCTGCCCCAATGTATTCAGAATTAAAGAAGCCAGTTCTTCCACCATTTGTTGTCATGGTCAACAATTTGCCCCTCATGATGAAGAGCATCTCATCAACTGGGTCTCCCTCCCGAACAATATAGCTCTCCTCTGTGTAGAGAACCGGCTTGAGACGATCACACATTGCATCCAGTAATTGCTCATCCATTTTTTCAAACATTGGCACCTTAAACGTCAaaggaaatgaatgaaataaccaaaattagtgATTGGCCGTGAAAATGCAAGTCAAATATTAACATGCATCATATTACCCCCGAAAAGCATGCAACCTGTTTAAAACAATGGTCAAGACGTCAAGGCACTCACTCTCATGAGCAGAGCCAAGCAAAGATGGCGCTTTATATCCCTTCTTAGGTCCTTGGGGAGATTACAAAGTAAATTCTCTTCATCAACTCCTCTAGTTTCTTGCCATTTGTATTGTTCATATCGCCTAATTCGTTCCCTCAGATTCTCAGGTAGTAAGCGATGGGACATCCATTGTTCTGCATCACGCCTTTTTACTCTCATCTCCTCCAACCTGGTAGTTGTGGACTGCAAATATGTCTGTTTCACAGAAAATTGACTCATTATAACCTATAATTCTGGGTCCTTATGGAAGAGTGAAGTTGAAGCATTCACATCACTAAACATCCAAAAGTTGTTTGATATCTCCTATTGATTTGTAGTAGAAAGCCACTGGAAAAAATTGCACTGGTAACAGCACAAGACATGTACTTCCTATTTATCGCACATAAACATTATATTTGAAAGAGATACAGGGAGAGGCAAAATACTTGGACATTATAAAATCTGAAATCAACCAAAAGGCTTCAGCCATTTTAAACAGATTACATATCTCAGAAGAAGGGTTAGAGGATCCAAAGGCACAATCCAGTAAATAGCATGCAGAGCAGAAGATTTTGAATGATAGAAACTAATTCTTCAGAAACAGCCTTCAGAAAACAAGAATTGCCAACAAAATATTATGTCCTAGTAGATACTAGAAACCAGTCTCACTGCTACAAAACAAACATCTtgacataaaaattcaaaagattacaGATACTTGGTACGAACCTGCATATTTCCAATGAGAAATGAAAACAGAACCAAGCCCGAGATTGAAATGAAAACTGCAAAGCAGATTTCAAAGACATAGGTACTAGTTTCAAGGTTCTGACCCAGAGAACTGCAAAAACAATATGCAAAAGGATATCAGACGGTACTGTCTGATTTCAATGGCAATATGCTAAcaaaatagagagagagagaaaacaagGAAATAATCCATGAATCtataccaaaattaaaataagccCATTTCGACTGAAGATGGACAGAGACTCAACAAGCCTAAGTAAATCACCACAAGAGCTATGAACCACGCTTTTCAATTATGAATTAATCTCATTTCACCACCACCTCAAACCTTAGCACTAATCCTAACATTGTTTCCCATCTGCCTCAAGAAAGTAACGAAAATGTATTTAACACTTTTATAGAAGAGGAGATGCTTACATAGAAACTTTTGGAATCATCACAACATATAAGGTTCATCACATTATATGCTCTATGTAGACTGCATGCATATTTCTGCAAACCACCCCCACATAGCGAAGACTGTTAATAGAAATGAAAgaccatttatttttattatgattcTGAGAGGTCATGACTTATAAGTTAACCAGACAACTAAATTACATAGGGTTTTTCTTTATTGGCcattaatttgatagttaaagaGCAAATACTTTCAggaaatagaatttttagagtAATTAGATTCATAAATCTTGTAGATCCAATATGAacacaataaaacaaaagacaaaacaaataacaattGCAAATTAGGGAGATTAATGATTTATATCAAATGTTAAAATTAGtgtcaaagaaatcaaaagctGCTTGCCAATAAGCATATTAGAGTTTGGTGTATATATATGTCAAAGATTTATCCGAATATTGCTGAAATACAGCCCATCTAGTAAAAAGAAACAAGCAATGACCAGTAAATACGTgatggaaaaaggaaaataaatgaaaagcaTCTTATTTAGCACACCTTAGATTCTGCAGGCCCCACCAGAAACAGTAAAAGAATTTCTCTGGAAAATTTTCTGACTCCACAACACCAGATTGAAGGGCATTGAGGAAAATCCCAAAATTGAAAAGAGTCGTGTTGGGTGTTTGTATCGGGCATGACTGATTTAGAAACATGCTAAAAGAAGAATCACCATCACAGTAAAATGAACGGGGGTTACATTTAGTATTATTCCTACAGGCGTCTTTCCAGCATGTGTATTCCCTTTCAATAGAAAACAAGTACCAAAAAGCCCCAAAAACCTACAAGAAAAGCTAGTCATTTgaccattataaaatataacagAAGAATGAATTAGTCTTCAAGTCataataagatatatatattaaatataactatCCAGGGCTTACAAATATGAAGTTAACTAGATTTCAGATTTACCAAATGAAACTGAGATAATAACCCCCAGACAACATTTTACCCCACTGTTAGTTCTAGAGCAAAAATCAGCATCCAAAGAGGATGTCAGTGTTTGTAAAATATAAGTGATcaactttaaaacataaatgCATTACGCaggaaaaaacaaatatatatacatatgtttccAGTGGGGTGTCAATTTCAACGCACCATTATTTAAAAACAAGTTAAACTTTTCAGTGTAGCCAATAATTTGTTGTAAGAATTACAGGGACAttaaagatgaagaaaaattgaaaacaattcAAAACTTGTTTATCACGATTATAATAACCATTCAATGCCTACTCATTATGCACGGACTTGATCAAAAGTTAGAGTAACCCTTCATGTTTCACAATATATGCTGAACGCTTCCACCCATTTCAATCAAACGTTAATCAGCAAATAGGTATGACATGAATACCCCACCAAAATCAACATGGTAAGATACCTGctcttctttttaaaaaaagaaatgaaatgtctAGAGTCCTACAAGCAATAAACCATTCAAGAGCATCCATAAACGAAATTGTAAGAAAAGATACAAACCTATTGTTAAAACTTACATGGCTTGCTAGCAtgtaaagaaaaagattgaacgCAGCTCCAGCCCATGCAGTTTCAGTTAGTATGCCAGAAGTCCTTGTAATTTCCTTATACAGTGGATATATTCGAAAAACTCTTGGAAGATATTGGAAGAGAACAATAAATGTCAACAAGTTCTTTGTATTCAACGACTTCAACCCTCTCATTTGGGGTATGATAATTAAAATCACCACCTGGACAAAAGCATAGCAAGTTAAAACCAAGATAATAGTATGGAACTAAATAATCATGAATTTATGACTGAGTAAAACACTGCACATACTAGTACAGCAGTCAGGACTACATGCATTAGTAGATGAAAAAAAGGTTTCTATAACAATGGACTGTGAGCCTGTGATGAAACAACATATTTCCATTGAAGATGCAAAAACATAGCTAGTTACAGCAATTAAACTCATCCTTTGGACAACCTGATAACTAGCACTTGGTATGACAGATTATAGAATGGTTCAACAACTCAGGGTTCTATGGAATTTCTCAGTACTATTCACAATTCAAAGTGCATAACGAGAAGTTCATGCTCACCCTATAAATCAAAAAGATTcatccacacatttcatttaactTTTAAGGCCTAAATAGAGTATGACCTGCGACACATAAACCAGTTAAACCCAAAAGGAAGAACATTTTCATGTGCCTGTAATGTTTTCTTACCTGTGGAAGGGGAAGAACTGCTAGAACATCGATTACAAAGTATGATTTCAGATACCTCTTTGCTATTGCCAATGAATCTTCAACTAAAACGCCTCTTCCAAATACACGAGAAGAAGGCGCAATGAACCCAGTacgaaattgaaaaataatatggatTATATAAAAGATATCTGTGAATGAGCGCAGCACACCGGCTGTGATCTCCATCTTTTCATCCAAAACAAGGCACTTCTTATCATCATTTATCACTGGGACATAAAAGAATAAAGGATCAATTGAGACTGCTATGAtacaagataataaaaatatcttgtTCCACCTTTGAAGAAACGGCCCCTGTGGATCAAGAACTTTCTTACTAGACCCAAACCCACGGTTAAAAGAACAAGATTTAAATGATCTTCTAATCCCTTTAAACCTTTCAGAACCAGATTCAACCCCTCTTTGTAACTTTTCTGAAAAGGAATTTATTGTGAATCTAATTTTCCCCGAATTTATCCAATTATTATCAGAATAACGTCCTTCAGTGCTTCGCCCTGAATTCCAGTCCTGGAACCTGGAAGACATCATTTAAGCGAAGTAATCAGTCTAGCATTTCATGTTctggaaaaaagaaagaaaaggagctGAAAGTAGTAAGAGAAAATCAACCCCTTGACTAATTGCACAATATAATTGCTGTCATGTGAGAAATGAGGCATCAATAGTTACTAGGATTTCGGATATTAGAAAACATAGGATGTTGAATTTTGAAGGCGGTGTCAATGACAGTAACTACAGCCAATGAGAATTAATGATAGTATCATCGGGTAATGCAAAGGGTTGACGGCAACCTCACTTGCAAAATAGCATATCTAGTGTTATCTTAATGGCTTCCAGAATCAAGCACAGCATCCACTAAGAATACATATCATCATTCCCCATAACAAAATCAAAGGACGAAGTCGAACGTACTAACCTCACAAGCTTTTCTGGTGGATAATTCATAACTATAGCTTCCTGAATGATAACACCAGGCCACCCCTAAAAAAAGAATGATCAGCTCTGAAATCTTATTGCCGCACAGCACGGATCCTGAAAAgggaagaaattaaaagaaacaccGAGTTAGAACATTCAAATCTCAATTGCATGCCAGACATACATAGTTAGAAACAAGGTCAGCGGCGAAAGAATATACTACGGCACAAACATTGAAGATGTCAAAACCACAGACATCAAAGACAACTGGAAAACAAGACATCAAATTAGTTATAGCCAATCACTTAAaatactgaaaaaaaaaaaaaaagaaattagttaACTACTCTACCTTCACATGAGGAATTACTAGAACATAACCTCGTTAATCGTTGTACAATCATAATAATTAGtgccaaaagaaaaaggataaaGTCAAATATGGCGTTTATAATAAAGTTGCAGACGAGCCACTAACTCAAATGactaaaaaccaaaaatatctTAATAATTCGATATCGTACTTGACACTAATATCAACACATAAAATAGGGAATAACAAGTAATTACATGATTATTAgagtaaaaaacaaataaataaataaagaagacGGTAAAAAGCAAGCAACTTTATTGAAAAATCAGTTATCAAAGCATTTAATCCTGTTTGCGAAAATAAGGAGCACTAAATTGTCaggaaaatttaatttaaaaaattcctcTATAAAATAGCAGATTAAACtacaaatcaaatttattaaaagagtATAGGAGAgaaggaaaaaggaaacataCAAAAAGAGTATAGGAGAgaaggaaaaaggaaacataCAAGGATTAGGAAGGAAATCTGAGCGTGATAGAAAAGAATTATTGTTATTGAAACTAAAAGTTGcttctttactttcttcttcaaAGAGGAAAAAAGGGTAGGGAAGTGGAAGAAATTTCCTGGAAATATCTAGGTAGGGTAGGgtctcatatttttttataaaatataaaattccaaaaataaagaCGCGAAGGACTTAAAGTTCCCAAGAAATTGCTGTGAATTGGAGTGGGTCCCACTGGGGAAACTATTCACTCTTTTGTTGGTGAACTATCAGTCAGTCAGTCAGTCCGGTTCGCTATTCTCCACTTTCATTTTCCGATGCGAGAGTTTCACTCACTCTACCCTTCAACTCATCAGATTATTCTTACAGGTGTTCCCCTGCTCAAAATTGCGATTACTCCGTGTAATTCCgctaattttgatatttaattttggataaaataccaataaaaatatttttttaaaattacggAAATAGgcctattaaaaaattaattataggaATGGTCCAATTTCCCAAAAGCGCGTTCACGTCAGCGCATTGTCAAGTGAAGAGATAGGAAAATGCTTCCTCAAGGGAGCGCTTTGCCTACGTGGACATAAAGCGCGCCCTCAAAGACGCGTTTTGCTCGTGTCTCCTA
The Gossypium raimondii isolate GPD5lz chromosome 8, ASM2569854v1, whole genome shotgun sequence DNA segment above includes these coding regions:
- the LOC105791125 gene encoding cyclic nucleotide-gated ion channel 1 isoform X2; the encoded protein is MEITAGVLRSFTDIFYIIHIIFQFRTGFIAPSSRVFGRGVLVEDSLAIAKRYLKSYFVIDVLAVLPLPQVVILIIIPQMRGLKSLNTKNLLTFIVLFQYLPRVFRIYPLYKEITRTSGILTETAWAGAAFNLFLYMLASHVFGAFWYLFSIEREYTCWKDACRNNTKCNPRSFYCDGDSSFSMFLNQSCPIQTPNTTLFNFGIFLNALQSGVVESENFPEKFFYCFWWGLQNLSSLGQNLETSTYVFEICFAVFISISGLVLFSFLIGNMQTYLQSTTTRLEEMRVKRRDAEQWMSHRLLPENLRERIRRYEQYKWQETRGVDEENLLCNLPKDLRRDIKRHLCLALLMRVPMFEKMDEQLLDAMCDRLKPVLYTEESYIVREGDPVDEMLFIMRGKLLTMTTNGGRTGFFNSEYIGAGDFCGEELLTWALDPHSSSNLPISTRTVRALTEVEAFALVADDLKFVASQFRRLHSKQLRHTFRFYSQQWRTWAACFIQAAWRRYSKKKLEESLREEEDRLQDALANASGSSPSLGATIYASRFAANALRALRQNRSRKTRVLERVPPMLLQKPAEPDFTAEEQ
- the LOC105791125 gene encoding cyclic nucleotide-gated ion channel 1 isoform X3, with the protein product MRGLKSLNTKNLLTFIVLFQYLPRVFRIYPLYKEITRTSGILTETAWAGAAFNLFLYMLASHVFGAFWYLFSIEREYTCWKDACRNNTKCNPRSFYCDGDSSFSMFLNQSCPIQTPNTTLFNFGIFLNALQSGVVESENFPEKFFYCFWWGLQNLSSLGQNLETSTYVFEICFAVFISISGLVLFSFLIGNMQTYLQSTTTRLEEMRVKRRDAEQWMSHRLLPENLRERIRRYEQYKWQETRGVDEENLLCNLPKDLRRDIKRHLCLALLMRVPMFEKMDEQLLDAMCDRLKPVLYTEESYIVREGDPVDEMLFIMRGKLLTMTTNGGRTGFFNSEYIGAGDFCGEELLTWALDPHSSSNLPISTRTVRALTEVEAFALVADDLKFVASQFRRLHSKQLRHTFRFYSQQWRTWAACFIQAAWRRYSKKKLEESLREEEDRLQDALANASGSSPSLGATIYASRFAANALRALRQNRSRKTRVLERVPPMLLQKPAEPDFTAEEQ
- the LOC105791125 gene encoding cyclic nucleotide-gated ion channel 1 isoform X1 translates to MNYPPEKLVRFQDWNSGRSTEGRYSDNNWINSGKIRFTINSFSEKLQRGVESGSERFKGIRRSFKSCSFNRGFGSSKKVLDPQGPFLQRWNKIFLLSCIIAVSIDPLFFYVPVINDDKKCLVLDEKMEITAGVLRSFTDIFYIIHIIFQFRTGFIAPSSRVFGRGVLVEDSLAIAKRYLKSYFVIDVLAVLPLPQVVILIIIPQMRGLKSLNTKNLLTFIVLFQYLPRVFRIYPLYKEITRTSGILTETAWAGAAFNLFLYMLASHVFGAFWYLFSIEREYTCWKDACRNNTKCNPRSFYCDGDSSFSMFLNQSCPIQTPNTTLFNFGIFLNALQSGVVESENFPEKFFYCFWWGLQNLSSLGQNLETSTYVFEICFAVFISISGLVLFSFLIGNMQTYLQSTTTRLEEMRVKRRDAEQWMSHRLLPENLRERIRRYEQYKWQETRGVDEENLLCNLPKDLRRDIKRHLCLALLMRVPMFEKMDEQLLDAMCDRLKPVLYTEESYIVREGDPVDEMLFIMRGKLLTMTTNGGRTGFFNSEYIGAGDFCGEELLTWALDPHSSSNLPISTRTVRALTEVEAFALVADDLKFVASQFRRLHSKQLRHTFRFYSQQWRTWAACFIQAAWRRYSKKKLEESLREEEDRLQDALANASGSSPSLGATIYASRFAANALRALRQNRSRKTRVLERVPPMLLQKPAEPDFTAEEQ